The region AAATATAGTAAGATCTGTTTGTGGGAAATGACTTTATACACATTCCAACCTTTTTTTTGAAAGTATTTAGCCCCATTTAGTGCTGTAATAAAAGCAGATTATCTCTTTAAAGTAAAGTGCCCGCCAAAGCTTTTGGGAGTTCTATTCTCTTCATAATCTACTTGAAACCAATAATCTGAAGAGGCTAATGGCTGCCCATTATAAGTACCGTCCCATCCTATTCCTGTCGGATCAACTTGAAATGATAAATTTAGTTATGCTTTCGCGAAAACGGTAAAGTAAAAAGGACAACTATAAAGCTGTCCTTTTAAAAAGTATTTTAAGTTGTCTTCTATAAGTTTACCGCAGGACAATTACAACTCCATCTGTCTTTTCTACATAAAAAGTCAATCCCTAAAGTAATCTGATGGAATCCGCCATTTGCAAATTGTATATCACCAAACTGGTAACTGTAATTATAACCAAAAGTAAACTCCTTATACTTGATCCCAAAAATAGGAGACAGAAGCGATAAATTTTGCTCTTGTACGTTATCCCCATCCAGATACTCAGCTCCATCAAAACTCTGACGATAAGAAAGTCCCATATACATTACGCTATCATCATTTAGATCATAATAAGCTTTTAGGTTAACATCCATAAACTGCTCTGCTGTACGATCTGTACGCTGGTATAACACCGATGGCTCAAATTGCCAGTCGTTATTACGTGGAGCAAATAAATAACCCAGAGTTGCTATATAACGACGCTGGTTGGTACTTTCAAAACCTTCTGAATAGATCTCACGGTTTTGGAAAAGGGCATTCTTAACTGTAAAATGTGCGTAGAATTCTTTGTAGAAATAAGACATTCCTATATCAACATTAAAGTAAGAATCACTTCTAAGAACGCCTGTTATGATAGGGTCAAAATCACTAAGATCAAAATCAGACTCATCCAGTCTACTTTGTACCATACCTACGTTCATACCGAAAGAAAGACGATTTAAATCTTCAAACCCTCCACCTACTTGTAGGTGATATGCATAAGAAAGATAGGCCCCCGTCTGCGAGTGGTAACCGTTCTTATCGTTGAATAATATAGCTCCTATACCACTATTTTCCCCTACTCCAGTGTTAAAACTTAATGTTTGCAGGTTAGGGGCGTCTTCTTGATCAAACCATTGCTGACGTACTGTCCCTCTAACTTTACCACAAGCCGCTGCTCCTGCCATAGAAGGATGAAGTAGATAATAGTTATCCATTAAGTAATCTAAATAAACTGGAACACCTTCTTGTGCAATGGTTAGCTGACCACTAAAAACGACAGCTAATAATATGAATAGTTTTTTCATGTTTAGGTTTATGTAACTTCTTAACGCAAAACGCCTTAAAAATGTTTTATCTTTTGTGTTTCTTTGATTGATGTCATAAAATGAAACAAAATAAATTGTTTGGGCGCATTTTAAAAAATCAAGCATTAATTCGGTACAACTTCAAAGAATACCAAAGGATTCAAATATATAAATTTTTGGTCTAGGATATGGATTAATACGAATTATGTTGACGCTACTAAGAATTAATATAGATTTAATTCAAAACCAGCCCTGTTATCGATTATTGAATACCATTTATAGTATTTATCAATGGCATGTATCATGACATATCATCCTTGCTAGGCTTATCTTTGTTCCATATCATAATAATCATGGAGAATCATCAAATTAAAATAGTTCCTACGAGTAATGAAGCGATCATTAAATTTGAGAGCAATCATTTTCTAGTAAAAAATCACAGTTACGAATTTAAAAATATAGATGAAGCAGGTTCATCCCTTCTTGCGCAGCAGTTGTTTTATCTGCCATTTGTGAAAACAGTTTATATCGCACAAAATTTTATAGCAATAGAGCGTTATGATATTGTTTCTTGGGAAGATGTGCAGACCGAAATTTCAGAACAAATAGAAAACTATCTAAATAGTGGAGAACTCCTCGTAAAAAAGGATGAAGAAATAAAGAAAGTGCCGGTAACTGTTTACGCTGAAGCAACACCCAATCCTAATGCCATGAAGTTTGTGGCTAATAAAAAACTTACTGTAAACAATAAAGAGTTTAAAAGCATCAATGATACAGAGGTTGACACTCTTGCTAGAAATCTCTATACCTTCCCTTTTATTAAAGAACTTTATGTGGGTGAAAACTATATATCTATTCAAAAGCACGACGTTATATCATGGGATGAAGTGACTCATGAAGTGCGTTCCTTTATAAGAGAGTCTTTAGAAAGCGGCACTTCAATAGGGGAAACAAAGCATAAAAGCGCAGCGATAGTTAAAGAAAAAGGAGAGTCTGTGGACTTACCCAAGTTTGAGAATCTAAACGATATTTCTAAAAAAATAGTTGAAATTCTAGACGAATACATCAAACCAGCCGTTGCTAATGATGGTGGTAATATTGTGTTTGAAGGTTATGAAGAAAGTAGTGGTGAAGTGAGGGTTATTCTTCAAGGAGCCTGCAGCGGTTGCCCTTCCTCTACCATGACCTTGCGTAATGGTATTGAAACCATGCTTAAAGAGATGATTCCTGGTAAGATAGAACGAGTAGTTGCCTTGAATGGTTAGAAAATTGTACCTTTTATACTTTATAAAGATACAATTATGGCGGTCTTGAAAGTAATAGAAGTGCTAGCAAACAGTGAAAACAGCTGTTGAGCGTGCTTCTAAAAGTGTAGAAAACATACGATCAGTTTACATCAATAAACAAATTGCTCAGGTGAAAGACAGTAAGATCACAGAATATAGGGTGAACGTAAAAATCACTTTTGTGGTAATGTGATTTTCTTTGGCAAGATATTTGAAGATTACCAATTCAACAAAAACAAATTATTATGAAAAAATCAATCCTTAGCTTATTATTTGCAGGCGCATGTTTAACCGCAATGGCGCAAGACATTAGATCTATCTCTTCTGACGGTGGAGTAAGAATCGATATGAATCTCTATCAAAACACAACAGCCACTATTAATCAAAGTAACTTAACTTATTCAGGTAATCCTTTTATCGAAGAAGATCTTAAAGAAGGTATCGTTACTATAGGTGAGGACAATAAACAAGTTTTTTTTATGAGATATAATGTGCTTAATGAGCGTATTGAATTTAGTAAAACAAATGATGTCGCGACTTTAAAAGCTTTGCCTAAAATTGAAGATCTTGTGATACTACTTGAAGGGAAAACTTATCAATATATTGAAAGCGGAAATTTGCCGGCTGGATATTATGAAATCGTAAAAGCATTTGATGCTGATACATTTTTACTAGTAGAGCATGACAAAAATATAATGGAAGTAGAACAAAAGTCTTCTTACAACTCTGGCCAAAAATCAAAAATTAGGAGTAGTGAAACCATTTTCTTTTTTGATAATAAAAATGCTATCGAAATTGACAATCATAAAAAGCGTAGTGTAAATGCTTTTCCTGAATCTACTCAATCAGAATTGAAAAGCTTTATCCAAGATAATAAGATCAAATTTAATGATGATTACAAAGGCTTAATTGCTATAATTGATAAGTATATCACTTTATAATTATTTGCATTAATCCTGCCTTAAATTCTTTAAGGTAAAAAGGTTCAAAATAAGCGACATCTACGGTGTCGCTTATTTTATGCTTTTCTATGGCAAGGTCACACAAAGTTATTGAGGCAGGGTTTGAAGTGATGTACCTGTGCTGTTCTTCTTGAATCAACTCTCTAAATTTTTCTATTCCAGTACCTATAAATGTTAGCTTTCCGCTTTCGCGAAAGCGAGAAAAACTTTCTTTTTCTAATATTACTGCTGACACTTCTTGAACGACTTCCTTGGCGTGATATTTGTCTATTTTATTATTCAACAAAAACAAATTATTATGAAAAATCAATCCTAAGCTTATTATTTGCAGGCGCGTGTTTAACCGCAATGGCACAAGAGAATGGAATAATGGCAGATATGAATCTCTATTCAAGCCTTTCAAGCATGCCAGCCACCCTTCCTCAAAGTAATTTAACTTATTCAGGCGATCCTTTTATCGAAGAAGATCTTAAAGAAGGTATCGTTACTACAGGTGAGGATGATAAACAAGTTTTCTTCATGAGATATAATGTTTTAGAACAACGCATAGAATTTAGTGAAACTAATGAAGTAGAGACTTTGAAAATGTTACCTAAGGAAGATAACATTCTTATTCAACTAGCTGGAAAAACATACCAGTATCTTAATGTAGGGAATTTA is a window of Nonlabens sp. MB-3u-79 DNA encoding:
- a CDS encoding type IX secretion system membrane protein PorP/SprF, translated to MKKLFILLAVVFSGQLTIAQEGVPVYLDYLMDNYYLLHPSMAGAAACGKVRGTVRQQWFDQEDAPNLQTLSFNTGVGENSGIGAILFNDKNGYHSQTGAYLSYAYHLQVGGGFEDLNRLSFGMNVGMVQSRLDESDFDLSDFDPIITGVLRSDSYFNVDIGMSYFYKEFYAHFTVKNALFQNREIYSEGFESTNQRRYIATLGYLFAPRNNDWQFEPSVLYQRTDRTAEQFMDVNLKAYYDLNDDSVMYMGLSYRQSFDGAEYLDGDNVQEQNLSLLSPIFGIKYKEFTFGYNYSYQFGDIQFANGGFHQITLGIDFLCRKDRWSCNCPAVNL
- a CDS encoding NifU family protein, which gives rise to MENHQIKIVPTSNEAIIKFESNHFLVKNHSYEFKNIDEAGSSLLAQQLFYLPFVKTVYIAQNFIAIERYDIVSWEDVQTEISEQIENYLNSGELLVKKDEEIKKVPVTVYAEATPNPNAMKFVANKKLTVNNKEFKSINDTEVDTLARNLYTFPFIKELYVGENYISIQKHDVISWDEVTHEVRSFIRESLESGTSIGETKHKSAAIVKEKGESVDLPKFENLNDISKKIVEILDEYIKPAVANDGGNIVFEGYEESSGEVRVILQGACSGCPSSTMTLRNGIETMLKEMIPGKIERVVALNG